ATTAGCTGTAATGGAACTGAAAACGTAAAAGAAAGGAGGTAAAGCCAATTGATCAAAATGATAACAATTGAGTGATTCATTGTTGCTTTAGAGTAATGCACTACAGAACCGAGGAAAGCAAGAAGAATCTAAAAGCACAAACAAGAAGAATCTTTCATGATCATGAAAGTGTTATTACTCGGCCACCATGCAGGACCTTTAACAAACAAAAGTTTGTCCACTCATTCCTTATAGCTTTATTTTGTACCTTCACACCACTGGAACTTTGTTTTACAAAGTtcaaatcatttcatttcattGGTAATAATTCAAAGAGGTTTTACAGAAGCCTATTCATCTGCATTTCAACTACTACGTTTTGTGCTTGGTTTCAAAATGGCCGAAGCAATTGTGTCAAATGTTGTCGGAAGGCTCACTGATTTGTCTGAAGAAGCTCAAGTACTGCATGGGGTgcaagatgaaattcaagaactGGTGACACAACTCAAGCGGATGAGGACATTTTTACCAGATGCTGATTCAAGGTTACATGATCAAAATATCCGTATTCTGCTTGCAGATGCACGGGAGCTTGCCTATGATGCTGAACATGTCGTCGAAACTTATCTTGTCCAAGCTTTATCATCCCCTGGAAAAATAATGCAGTGGATGAACACAAGGACGTTTTCAAGAAAGCTCAAAGATGTTAAAAGAAAGATGTCTCTTCTCTTTAATCGCTTTCGTGATTGTAATATCAAATCAACATTAGAATCCCCTGAATCATCAAATTCATCTCATGGACAACCAGGAATGCTAAAGCGATTTCACACTTTCACTACTGTTGAACCAGAGATATTTGTTGGATTTCAGGCCGATGTTGATCAATTGGTTGGATATCTGGTGGATGAAAGTGATGACTCTTACCCGCTCATCTCAATTTGTGGAatgcactacaagaaaacaaggctAAATACAACTGCATAAATACAACTGGGATTAAATACAACCATATCTGGTTGAATTTAAGATGCgcggctaaattcaaccgaaaTCAGTCATATTTAAAAACGGTTGTATTTAGGCGGTTGAATTTAGAAACAAATACAACCGACTAAATACAACCGAATTTAAGTACAACAGGAAACGGTTGAATTTAGCCGCTCTACTTAATTCAACCGAATTCGGTCTATTTTTGCCCC
The nucleotide sequence above comes from Apium graveolens cultivar Ventura unplaced genomic scaffold, ASM990537v1 ctg8551, whole genome shotgun sequence. Encoded proteins:
- the LOC141705099 gene encoding putative disease resistance protein RXW24L; protein product: MAEAIVSNVVGRLTDLSEEAQVLHGVQDEIQELVTQLKRMRTFLPDADSRLHDQNIRILLADARELAYDAEHVVETYLVQALSSPGKIMQWMNTRTFSRKLKDVKRKMSLLFNRFRDCNIKSTLESPESSNSSHGQPGMLKRFHTFTTVEPEIFVGFQADVDQLVGYLVDESDDSYPLISICGMHYKKTRLNTTA